One Rhipicephalus microplus isolate Deutch F79 unplaced genomic scaffold, USDA_Rmic scaffold_147, whole genome shotgun sequence DNA segment encodes these proteins:
- the LOC142791143 gene encoding uncharacterized protein LOC142791143 has product MFKVKAMQAMQSLFNENDEIGLDKLKKRAKTLTGALGFQKLAKAIDSCKKLSLDMFFSAKTHKIDCPLRVIVTERGTWQKSVALFLQEKLKHITIDDPFLVKNSDAVIDFIGRTNTGLQAMSVDIKDLYYSLPHDQLLKCVEESIDRLGSSAFQTRTGIHNSNLLELLSFYLKATFVSWEDKNYLQKSGICIGSCLAPILSDIFLAHHDRVLSNKLDDSVVFKVCRFVDDYLVLLKCDSQNFQTISSDVLGVFRECLKPLVLTHESPTDNNLKFLDLKLLLDSRHVCWMYEPRSGKPLLPFSSAHSKLVKRGIANLCLVNALKKSCPHMVHHSFALQVERLTKAGYPTHVLVSVAEKLVTVLKRGDKPDKRNSVRKSRPVVLPYVHDVSHRLKKIARDANVFVVFSAPEKLQRLCKRVNAPRANSASCSVAHRTRYIPCAVGVVYLIPLTCGCIYVGQTGRCINDRLREHRNNVHNVVQGHLGIHCRDCGCTPLFDKCSILKGILKANPSLGFAKLANRYVILPTSHLPVLSKVTLEGIRLDFP; this is encoded by the exons ATGTTTAAGGTGAAAGCTATGCAAGCAATGCAGTCTCTTTTCAACGAGAATGATGAGATAGGTCTGGATAAGCTTAAGAAGCGTGCGAAAACTCTTACCGGGGCCCTGGGGTTTCAAAAGCTTGCGAAGGCGATAGATAgttgcaaaaagcttagccttgacatgttcttttctgcgaaaactcacaaaattgactgcccattgagggtcattgtaacagaaagggggacctggcaaaagtctgtagcgcttttcttgcaggaaaagctaaaacatataacaatagacgatccttttttggtcaagaactctgacgctgttattgacTTCATTGGacgaactaacacaggactccaggcaatgtctgtggatattaaggacttgtattactctttgccacatgaccaactacttaaatgtgtagaggaatccatagacagGTTAGGATCATCAGCGTTTCAAACGCGTACTGGAATTCACAACAGCAACTTATTAGAATTACTCAGTTTTTATTTGAAGGCCACTTTCGTTTCATGGGAggacaaaaactacttacaaaaaagtggaatatgtattggttcatgtttggcacccattcttagtgacatatttttagcacatcatgatcgtgtcttgtcaaacaagcttgacgactctgtagtttttaaagtttgccgttttgttgatgattacttagtgttgttgaaatgtgatagtcaaaattttcagaccatttcctctgacgtgttggGTGTTTTCCGGGAAtgcctgaaaccactagttctaacccatgaatcacccactgataacaacctgaagtttctagatttgaagcttttgttagactcccgacatgtttgctggatgtatgaaccaagaagcggcaagcctcttctgcctttcagctcggctcactctaaattggtcaagcggggcatcgctaacctctgccttgtcaatgccttaaagaagtcatgcccccacatggtacaccacagctttgctctacaagtagagcggctCACCAAAGCTGGGTACCCCacgcatgttctcgtttcggtggcggaaaagctggtcactgtcttgaagcgaggcgacaaaccggataagcgaaacagtgtccgaaagagccggcctgtcgtactgccttacgtgcacgacgtatcacacaggctaaaaaagattgctcgagacgccaacgtttttgtggttttttctgccccggaaaaattgcagaggctttgcaaacgggtcaatgcacctcgtgcaaattctgcctcgtgctctgtcgcgcacaggacacgctacatcccatgcgcagtgggagtcgtttacttgattccactgacgtgtgggtgcatctatgtcgggcaaaccggcaggtgcataaatgaccgcctccgagaacaccgaaacaatgtgcacaatgtggtacaagggcatcttggcattcattgccgagattgtgggtgcacccctctctttgataagtgctcaatattg AAGGGCATTTTGAAGGCGAATCCTTCCCTCGGTTTCGCAAAGCTGGCGAACAGATATGTGATACTGCCCACCAGCCATCTGCCTGTACTGTCCAAAGTGACTCTCGAGGGGATCCGTCTGGACTTTCCCTAG